TCTTCGGTAGCCAGCATCATTACGACACGGTCACCGCCAGCGCGATCGGCAAAAAACTCGGTATGCCCGGTAAAGGGGATACCAGCATCGTTGATCACACCTTTGTGCACCGGGCCGGTAATCAGGGCAGAAAATTCGCCATTCAGACAGCCGTCACAGGCGCGCGCCAGAGTTTCCAGCACGTAGTGGCTGTTGGCGACCGTTAACTCACCGGGGGTGACAGGCTGGGCGGTATCGACCTGTAACAGCGTCAGCGATCCAGCCTGTTGTGGCTGGGGCGCGACGCCGGGCTGGTAATCACGCAGCGTCAGCGGTAAACCTAACTGCGCGGCACGGCGACGCAACAACTCGCCGTCGGCACACACCACCAGTTCAACTGGCCAGTCACGCTGAGCCAGTTGCACGGTTAAATCAGGACCAATCCCGGCAGGTTCGCCGGGAGTGATCACCACACGATAATTACTGACCATTGTTATCCAGAATCTTCACGTAAGCACTGGCGCGCTGTTCCTGCATCCAGGTTTGCGCTTCTTCCGCGAATTTACGGTTAAACAGCAGACGATAGGCACGTTCTTTCTGCGCGGCGTCAGTTTTATCAACCTGACGGGTATCCAGCAGCTGAATCAGGTGCCAGCCGAACGAAGAGTGAACCGGCTGGCTGGTCTGGCCTTTCTGCAGACGCATTAACGCATCGCGGAATGCCGGATCAAAGGCTTCCGGAGAGGTCCAACCCAAATCGCCACCCTGGTTCGCTGAACCCGGATCGTCCGAATACTGTTTGGCAGCAGCAGCGAAAGTGATCTTACCGCTGCGAATATCAGCGGCGATCTCTTCCAGCTTGGCGCGTGCCTGGTCGTCAGTCAGGATCGGTGACGGTTTCAGCAGGATGTGACGTGCGTGCACTTCGGTGACGGAGATGTTTTTGCTCTCACCACGCAGATCGTTCACTTTCAGGATATGGAAGCCAACGCCTGAGCGGATGGGACCGACCACATCACCTTTCTTCGCGGTTGCCAGTGCCTGAGAAAACAGGGTCGGCAGCTCTTCAATTTTGGCCCAACCCATATTGCCGCCTTTCAGCGCCTGCGGATCAGCAGAATAGGTCACCGCCAGTTTGCCGAAGTCAGCGCCTTTTTTCAGTTCACCTACCAGCTGATGAGCCAGTGCTTCCTGATCATCAACCTGTTTCTGCGTCGGGTTTTCCGGCAGTGGCAGCAGGATCTGGCTCACGTTCAGCTCAGTACCCTGAGTGTTCTGTGAACCCACCTGCTTCGCCAGCGTATCCACTTCCTGCGGCAGAATGGTGACGCGACGACGGACTTCGTTGTTACGCACTTCAGAGATCATCATCTCTTTACGGATCTGTGCACGATATTCGTTGTAGTTGATACCGTCGTAAGCGATGCGGCTGCGCAGTTGATCGAGGGTCATATGGTTCTGCCCGGCGATGTTCTGGATGGCTTCGTCCAGCTGCTGGTCGCTGACCTGCAGGCCCGCTTTTTCACCCATTTGCAGAATGATGCTATCCATGATCTGGCGCTCAAGGATCTGATGACGCAGGGTGTTGTCATCCGGCAATTGCTGATGGGCCTGCTGTGCCTGTGCTTTTACTGTGCGCAGCATGCTATCAACGTCACTCTCCAGCACCACGCCGTTATTCACCACGGCGGCAACTTTGTCTACCATTTGCGGGGCTGCGAACGCGGTGTTAGCGACAACCGCCACACCAAGAATCAGCATTCTCCAGTTCTTCATACTTTATCCATTGTTGTTTCCGCACTGCGGGATAGCCTGTCAAACATCACAACATCAGAAACCCTGCTGGTAAGGGATAATGCCCTGACGCAGCATTTGATGGGTGCCTAAGCCATAGTCGGAGCTAAGGCCACGTAGCTCAATGTTGAATGAGATTTGGTTGTCATACTTACTTTCGTTGTTTTCCCAACCGTTGATTTTGCGCTCGTAGCCAAGACGGATCGCGTAGCAGCAGGAGCTATACTGCAGGCCCAGTAACTGATCAGCCGGTTTGCTGTTGCGGGTGTCGTAGTAATACGCACCCACCAGCGACCAGGCATCAGCAATCGGCCAGCTGGCAGTCGCACCCACCTGGGATATCCCGTTTTTATAGATCGGGTTAGTCAGCAGACTTGAATCATTCAGCGCCTGCGCCACGTATTCCGGGCTGCTGTAGCGGTAGCTCAGCTGCACCATACGGTCGGCGTCCTGACGATACTCCAGCACCGCATTGCCCTGCGCTACGTTATCAAGGCGGGTATCGTATTGCAGCCCGCCACGCACGGCCCAGCGATCGCTTACCTTCCAGTAAGTGTCACCGGCCCAGATCAGGCTGCCGGTGTCATCTTCATCACTGGTCTGGTTAACACCAGTCCGCGATGGGGTAAACGAGTAGATTTGACCCACAGAAACGTTAAAACGTTCAACCAGATCGTTATCATAAATTCGGGTGGTGACACCGGTTGCCACTTGATTGGCCGAAGCGATGCGATCGAGGCCACTGTATGTGCGATCGCGGAACAGACCGGTGTAGTCGGTTTGCAGCAGCGTTGAGTCATACGGGTAGATACTGCTCTGGTCACGGTACGGAATATAGAGGTACTGTACGCGCGGTTCCAGCGTCTGGGTGTAGCCCTCAGCCCAGTCCATATCGCGGTCAAACACCAAACGCCCGTCCACTTTAAACTGTGGCAGCGTGCGGTTGACGGAATCTTTCAGCAAACCGCTGGCGGTGCGATCGTATGATGCGCTGTTGTAATAATCGAGGCCGTCCTGCTGGTAATGCGTGGCGAGGAATTTGGCTTCGGTATCCAGACTGGCCCAGCCATTCGACAACGGCAGATCCAGCGTTGGTTCGATATGCAGACGTGTCGCTTCTGGCATTCGGCTATTCACGTTGGTGAATTTCACCGCTTGCGCATAAATATGCCCATCAAAGGGTCCGATATCGTTCTGATAGAAATTCAGATCGAGCTGCGGCATCGCGCGATAAATATTGCTGGTACTGGTGCTGCCAAAGACCTGGAAATCTTTGGTGGAGAGCGTCGCGTCCCAGTTGGTATCCGCATAGCCTGCGCTGAATTTCTGCGTCGCATAACCATCGGTGGAGCTGTAGTACTTCGACGTGAGATCGGTGAAGTAGTAAGGATCGCTGACTTTGGTGTAGTCGGCGTTGAAACGCCAGTGTTGATCGTAAACACCAGCGTGACGCCAGTAGAACAACCAGCGATCGGAGCTGGCATCCTGCGAAATGCCGCGCACCGCTTTATCGTTATCGTACTGTTTGTCTGATGGCAGATAATCGAATTCCATCAAACCGCCACCGAACTCGCTCAGATAACGGAATTCGTTCTGCAACTGCATGCCGCGCTTGCTCATGTAGTGCGGCGTAATGGTCGCATCGGCCTGCGGCGCAATGTTCCAGTAATACGGCAGCATGAACTCGAAGCCATTGGTGCTGCTGTATTTTGCGTTAGGGATCAGGAAACCGGAACGACGGCGATCGCCAATCGGCAGCTGCATATATGGGCTGTAGAACACCGGCACGTTGCCCAGTTTGAAGCGTGCGTTCCAGATCTCCGCCACTTCTTCCTGACGATCCTGAATCACTTCAGAACCAACCACGCTCCAGCTATTGGAGCCAGGCAGACAGGAGGTAAAGCTGCCGTTTTCGAGGATGGTATAACGATTGTCGCCGCGCAGTTTCATCTGGTCAGCATCACCACGCCCCTGACGGCCCACCATTTGATAGGTACCGTTCCAGACGTTGGTGTCTTTGGTATTCAGATTCGACCAGGCTTTCGGACCTTTCAGGATGACCTGATTGTCGTCGTAGTGCACATTACCCAACGCATCGACAGTACGCACCGGGGTGGTTTGCCCATCCTGCTGGCGCTGATGCAGCTGAACTTCGTCGGCATTCAGGCGGCTGTTACCCTGCTGTACATCGACATTGCCGGTGAACACCGCGTCGTTGGGATAGTTCCCTTTAGACGTGTCAGAATGAATCGTGACGGGCAGCGAGTTCGTGTCTTTACTCTCCACCAACGGGCGGTTGAAGCTCGGCACGCCCAGCATACACTGCGACATTAAGTCGTCGGCCAGTGAATACTGACTGTATAACGCTGCACCAATCATGGTAGCCAGCACGGTAGGTATACGTTTTTTCATACGCGGTTTCGATAATTCCATGAAAACTGGCATCATGCCGACAATCCGGTCAGAGACTAACTTACTGCCCGGCGTTGCGCCAGTGTTAATCCTTGTCTGTCCGCGTTGCCGTTAGGCGCTGAGGTAAATGACAGGTATGATAATGCAATTTTCAGCCGCAAGCATGGCGAATTGAGGAGTTTATGCGCTACTGGGGAAAAGTAATTGGTCTGGCTCTGGGCTTGCTATCCGGGCTGGGCTTTTGGGGCATCGTACTGGGTCTCATCATTGGCCATATGTTTGATAAAGTGCGCAGCGTTAAAGGACAAGGCTATTTCGCCAACAACCAGACCCGCCAGACACTGTTTTTTAGCACCACTTTTCAGGTGATGGGCCATTTGACCAAGTCAAAAGGGCGCGTCACGGAAGCGGATATCCAGATTGCATCCTTATTGATGGACCGGATGCAGCTGCATGGTGATGCGCGTACCGCCGCGCAGCGTGCTTTCCGTGAAGGGAAACAGGGTGACTATCCGTTGCGTAATAAATTACGTGAACTGCGCAGCGCCTGTTTTGGTCGTTTTGATCTGATTCGGATGTTTCTGGAAATTCAGATCCAGGCGGCATTTGCCGATGGTTCACTCCACCCGAATGAACGGCAGGTGCTGTACGTGATTGCCGAGGAGCTGGGCATTTCGCGCATGCAGTTTGACCAGTTCCTGCGCATGATGGAAGGTGGCCAGCAGTTTGGCGGTGGCGGTTCTTCTTACAGCGGTGGAGGATTCCAGCAGGCCAAACGGGGTCCGACGCTGGAAGATGCCTGTAGTGTGCTGGGTGTGAAAAGCAGTGACGACAGCACCACCATCAAACGTGCTTACCGTAAGCTGATGTCGGAACATCACCCGGATAAGCTGGTGGCGAAAGGGCTACCGCCGGAGATGATGGAGATGGCGAAGCAGAAAGCGCAGGAAATTCAGGCAGCTTACGATCTGATTCGTAAGGAAAAAGGATTTAAATAAATCCTTTTTCCTCCTGTAGCGGCGCGATTTATCGCGCAGGTTTTTCCCGCCCCGCGCACGGAATTGCGCGATAAATCGCGCCGCTACAGAGTATTGGAGTCAGAAATCCGCGGGCTGACGAAACGTCATACTGTTACCAAACGCCGGATGGGTGATGGTCAGCGATTCGGCATGCAGCAGCAGGCGCGGAGCCATCGCCAGCGCTTCCGGTGGCGCATAGAAGCGATCACCGAGAATCGGATGGCCCAGCGCCAGCAAATGCACGCGTAGCTGGTGCGAGCGTCCGGTGATCGGCTTCAGCGCCACGCGCGCGCTGTTATCCGCGTCATACGCCAATACCTGATATTCCGTCTGCGCCGGTTTTCCCGTCTCGAAACACACCTTTTGCTTTGGCCGGTTCGGCCAGTCACAAATCAGCGGTAGATCGATCAATCCCTTTTCCTGCGCCGGGTGGCCCCAGACGCGTGCGACATATTGTTTGGCGGGTTCGCGCTCACGGAACTGGCGCTTCAGCTCACGTTCCGCCGCTTTGTTCAGAGCCACCACGATCACGCCGCTGGTGGCCATATCCAGACGATGCACCGATTCAGCCTGCGGATAATCGCGCTGAATGCGCGTCATCACGCTGTCTTTATGCTCATCGAGGCGGCCCGGCACCGACAGCAAACCACTCGGCTTGTTGACCACCATAATGTGGTCGTCCTGATACAGGATATGCAGCCAGGGTTCGAGCGGGGGGTTATAAGGTTCCATCAGCAGTTCCGTAAGGGGCCTGACGGCCCCGTTCAGTTATTGGTGCGTCACTACAATCAGACGTAACGCATCAAGACGCCAGCCTGCTTCACCGAGGCTTGCCAGCACCTGACGACGGTTGCTTTCCACTGCCTCAACCTCATCGTCACGGATGTTAGGGTTGACGGCACGCAGCGCTTCGAGGCGCGACAGCTCCGCACTCAGCTTCTCATCGGCTTCCACTTTTGCTGCGTCGATGACCGCCTGCGCTTCCGGCACCACGGCGCTTTCGGCCAGCGTCAGAATCTGATGCACATCCTGCTGGACAGCATTAACCAGCTTGCTGCCGGTATGACGATTCACCGCGTTCAGCTGACGGTTAAAGCTTTCGAACTCCACCTTCGTCGCCAGATTGTTGCCGCTGCGATCCATCAGCAGACGAACCGGCGTCGGTGGCAGGAAGCGGGTCAGTTGCAGATGTTTCGGTGCCTGGGCTTCCACGACGTAAATCATTTCAACCAGCAGGGTGCCGACCGGCAACGCTTTGTTTTTCAGCAACGACAGCGCACAGCTGCCGGTATCGCCGGAAAGAATCAAATCCAGCCCGTTGCGGATCAGCGGGTGCTCCCAGGTAATGAACTGGGTATCTTCGCGCGAGAGTGCCTGGTTACGGTTGAAGGTGACGGTGCAGCCATCTTCCGGCAGGCCAGGGAAATCCGGCACCAGCATATGATCGGACGGCGTCAGCACGATCAGGTTATCGCTACGATCTTCCTGATTGATGCCAACGATATCGAACAGGTTGAGGGCGAAATTGACCAGACCGGTATCGTTGTCCTGCTCGGCAATGGCGTCGGCCAGCGCCTGGGCGGCATCTCCCCCGTTGGAGTTTTGCTCCAGCAGACGGTCGCGTCCCTGTTCCAGCTGGATTTTCAGCTGGTCATGCTGTTTGCGACACTCAGTGATAAATTCATCCAGCCCCTGTGGATTTTCCGGTGCTGCCAGGTATTCAATCAGCTGATTGTAAACGCTGTCGTAAATGGTGCGGCCGGTTGGGCAGGTATGCTCAAACGCGTCCAGACCTTCGTGGTACCAGCGCAGCAGCACCGCCTGAGCGGTTTTTTCCAGCCACGGCACCAGAATCTGGATATCGTGCATCTGGCCGATACGGTCGAGACGGCCAATACGCTGTTCCAGCAGGTCCGGGTTGAACGGCAGGTCAAACATCACCAGTCGGCTGGCGAACTGGAAGTTGCGGCCTTCAGAACCGATTTCCGAGCACAGCAGCACCTGCGCGCCATCTTCTTCGGAGGCAAACCAGGCAGCGGCACGGTCGCGTTCAATGATCGACAAGCCTTCATGGAAAACTGCGGCACGAATGCCTTCGCGTTCGCGCAGAACCTGCTCCAGTTGCAGCGCGGTGGCGGCTTTGGCACAAATCACCAGCACTTTTTCTTTGCGATTGCTGGTGAGGTAGCCCATCAACCATTCGACGCGGGGGTCGAAGTTCCACCAGGTGCCGGTATCACCTTCAAATTCCTGATAAATCTGTTCCGGGTAGAGCATGTCACGTGCGCGTTCTTCGGCGCTTTTGCGTGCGCCCATAATGCCGGAGACTTTAATCGCCGTCTGATACTGCGCGGGCAGCGGCAGGCGGATCTGGTGCAGTTCGCGTTTCGGGAAGCCTTTGACGCCGTTACGGGTGTTGCGGAACAACACGCGGCTGGTGCCGTGGCGATCCATCAGCATTGAAATCAGTTCTTTACGTGCGTCTTCTTTGCCTTCGCGATCGCTGTTCGCCACCTGCAACAACGGTTCGATATCCTGCTCACCGACCAGATCGTTAATCAGGTTCATCTCATCTTTGGAGATCGATTTGTCGGCCAGCAGCGTGCTGACCGCATCCGCCACCGGACGGTAGTGCTGCTGTTCGGCGACAAACTGGCTGAAATCGTGGAAGCGATTAGGATCGAGCAGGCGCAGACGGGCAAAGTGACTTTCCAGGCCGAGTTGCTCCGGTGTGGCGGTCAGCAGCAGCACGCCGGGGGTTTGTTCCGCCAGCTGTTCAATCACCTGGTATTCGCGGCTTGGTGCGTCTTCGCTCCATGCCAGATGGTGCGCTTCATCCACTACCAGCAGATCCCAGGCGGCATCGGCCAGCTGTTCCAGACGCTGTTTGTTGCGGCGCACAAAATCGAGGGAGCAGATGATCAGTTGTTCGGTATCGAACGGGTTATCGCTGTCATGCTGGGCTTCGGTGTAGCGACCGTCATCAAACAGCGCAAAGCGCAGATTGAAGCGACGCAGCATTTCCACCAGCCACTGATGTTGCAGGGTTTCCGGCACCACAATCAGCACGCGCTCAGCCCTGCCTGCCAGCAGTTGTTGCTGGATGATCATCCCGGCTTCGATGGTTTTACCGAGGCCCACTTCATCGGCCAGCAGGACGCGGGGAGCGTGGCGACGGCCAACATCGTGCGCAATGTGCAGCTGATGCGGGATCAGGTTAGTACGCATGCCGCGCAGGCCGCTGGTGGGCAGGTTGTACTGTTCACTCTGATATTTACGGGCGCGGAAGCGCAGCGCAAAGCGGTCCATACGGTCCAGCTGACCGGCGAACAGGCGGTCCTGCGGTTTGCTGAACACCAGCTTACTGTCGAGCATCACCTCGCGCATCATCACGTTAGCTTCTTCGGTATCGAGGCGCGTGCCGATGTAGGTGATTAAATCGTTTTCGTTGCGAACTTCGTCAACGCGCATCTGCCAGCCTTCGTGGCTGGTGACGGTATCACCCGGATTGAAGATAACGCGGGTAACAGGAGAATCGTTACGGGCATACAGGCGGTTTTCGCCGGTTGCCGGAAACATCAGGGTGATCATGCGCGTATCCAGCGCAACTACCGTGCCCAGTCCCAGTTCACTTTCCGTATCACTTATCCAGCGTTGACCCAGTGTAAAAACCATATATTTTTTGCTCGACTCTCTGTCATGTCATGAAGATGTGCACCCGCTCTCAGGCAAAGCACTCCCGCCAAACAAGATGGGTTTGGGAAGGCATCGATGCGGTGAGATTCAGGAAGGGCGCTATGGTACTGGATGACAGGGGATTCGTCACCTGTCAAAAAAGCCCCAACTGCCCGGTAATCAGTGTAGCAAAATCATCGCCGACAAAGGGTAATATGCCTTCAGCCACCGGTTGTAGCTGCTTTGACACATAGTGATCATAGTCGAGCGGCGTGCTGCGCGCCTCCAGTGGCTCCGGGCCTGCGGTGGCGATGACATAGCGAATGGAGCCGCCATTTTGATACTGCAATGGGCGACCTAACTTGCGATTAACCTCATCGGCCTGACGGGCGGCACGCACATGTGGTGGCACGTTACGTTCATAATCTTTTAGCGGGCGACGCAGGCGTTTTTTATAGACCAGCAAATCATCGAGTTCACCCGCCAGCAATTTAGCCACGGTATCGCGAATATAATCCTGCCAGGGCTCGCCGCGAAAAATGCGGCCATACAGCGTTTGCTGGAACTGCTGCGCCAGCGGGGTCCAGTCGGTCCGCACCGATTCCAGCCCTTTAAACACCAGCCGTTCCGTCCCGGCAGAGCGAATCAATCCGGCATAGCGTTTTTTGCTGCCTTGTTCGGCACCACGGATGGTGGGCATTAGGAAACGGCTGAAATGGTTTTCGTACTCCAGCTCCAGCGCGCTGTCGAGGCCGTAGGTCTGCTGCAAATGATGCTTCCACCAGCCATTGACGTGATCGGCCAGTTGACGACCAATCGCTGTGGCCTGCTCCTCGCTATGTGCGCCTTTCAGCCAGACAAAGGTGGAATCGGTATCGCCATAAATCACATCATAGCCCTCGGCCTCAATCAGCTCGCGCGTTTGCTGCATAATGGCGTGACCGCGCAGGGTGATGGATGACGCGAGGCGCGGATCGAAAAAGCGGCAGGCGCTGGTGCCCAGCACGCCGTAAAAGGCGTTCATGATAATTTTCAGCGCCTGCGACAGCGGCTTATTGTGCTGACGCTTGGCTTGCTCGCGTCCCTGCCAGATCTGCTCAACAATGGCTGGCAGGCAGTGGGTCTGACGGGAAAAACGTGCGCCGCGAAAGCCGGGCACCGAGTCGGCATCATCGGGGTGCGCCAGTCCTTCCACCAGCCCGACCGGATCGATCAGGAAGGTACGGATAATCGACGGGTAGAGGCTTTTGTAATCCAGCACCAGCACCGAATCGTACAGCCCTGGGCGGGAGTCCATCACATAACCGCCGGGGCTGGCTTCGGGAGTGACTTCACCGAGATTGGGCGCAACGAATCCGGCGCGATGCATACGTGGAATATAGAGATGGCCGAAAGCGGCCACCGAGCCGCCGTGGCGATCCACTGCCAGCCCGTTAACGGTGGCGCGTTCCAGCAGAAACGGCATGATGGCAGTATGCTGGAAAATACGCGTTACCAGCTCGCAATCTTTCAGGTTATAGCGTGCCAGCGCCGGTTTATCATGAGCGAAGCGCCAGTTGATCTCTTCCATGCGCTGCCACGGGTTGTCGATGGCTTTGCCTTCGCCCAGTAATTCACGCGACACCGCTTCGAGGCTGAAGGAGGGGAAATCCCAGAAGGCGGATTTTAACGCCTCAATACCATCAATAATCAGGCGGCCGGTGGCCTGAGCGAAGAAGACGCCGGGTTTGAAACCGTGTTCACGCCACTCCAGCGCCTGTTGCTGGCGGCCCAGACGTAACGGGATACCGTAGCGATCGGCATGTTTTTGCAGCACGCGCAGGTCGAACTGCACCAGGTTCCAGCCAATAATCACATCCGGCTCATGGCGGGCAAACCAGGCGTTCAACTGCTCCAGCAGCTTCGGGCGGCTATCGACATAAATCAGTTCGAAATCAAGCGCGCTGGCATCGCCGTTCGGCGGGCCGAGCATAAACACCTGACGCTGACCGCACCCCTCTAACCCGATGCAGTACAGCTCGCCGTGCTCAGTGGTTTCAATATCCAGCGACACCCAGGAAAGCTGCGGGCGGTAGTCGGGATGGGGTTTCAGGCGCGTATTCACCACGCTGTCGCCACGCACATCGCCGCTGAACCACACCGGCGCGGTGATAAAGCGCTCCATCAGATAGCGCTCCGGCGGGCGAATATCTGCTTCATAGACTGGGATGCCGTTTTCCCGCAGGCGTTTTTCCAGGTTTTGCAACTGGCGGTAGCTGCGACAATAGAGGCCCAGCACCGGGCGGCGGCGGAAATCTTTCAGCGTCAGGGATTGCAGGCGGGTGTGGCGCTCATCACGCAACAGCACTTCAACCTGGGGTTGAAACTCGCTCGGCACAAAGGCGACCGACTCCTGAGCGGGCAGAACCACACGCTGTGCGCCCTGGTCGGTCGCCAGCCATAGCACCAC
This genomic stretch from Pantoea cypripedii harbors:
- the surA gene encoding peptidylprolyl isomerase SurA, producing the protein MKNWRMLILGVAVVANTAFAAPQMVDKVAAVVNNGVVLESDVDSMLRTVKAQAQQAHQQLPDDNTLRHQILERQIMDSIILQMGEKAGLQVSDQQLDEAIQNIAGQNHMTLDQLRSRIAYDGINYNEYRAQIRKEMMISEVRNNEVRRRVTILPQEVDTLAKQVGSQNTQGTELNVSQILLPLPENPTQKQVDDQEALAHQLVGELKKGADFGKLAVTYSADPQALKGGNMGWAKIEELPTLFSQALATAKKGDVVGPIRSGVGFHILKVNDLRGESKNISVTEVHARHILLKPSPILTDDQARAKLEEIAADIRSGKITFAAAAKQYSDDPGSANQGGDLGWTSPEAFDPAFRDALMRLQKGQTSQPVHSSFGWHLIQLLDTRQVDKTDAAQKERAYRLLFNRKFAEEAQTWMQEQRASAYVKILDNNGQ
- the lptD gene encoding LPS assembly protein LptD, whose translation is MKKRIPTVLATMIGAALYSQYSLADDLMSQCMLGVPSFNRPLVESKDTNSLPVTIHSDTSKGNYPNDAVFTGNVDVQQGNSRLNADEVQLHQRQQDGQTTPVRTVDALGNVHYDDNQVILKGPKAWSNLNTKDTNVWNGTYQMVGRQGRGDADQMKLRGDNRYTILENGSFTSCLPGSNSWSVVGSEVIQDRQEEVAEIWNARFKLGNVPVFYSPYMQLPIGDRRRSGFLIPNAKYSSTNGFEFMLPYYWNIAPQADATITPHYMSKRGMQLQNEFRYLSEFGGGLMEFDYLPSDKQYDNDKAVRGISQDASSDRWLFYWRHAGVYDQHWRFNADYTKVSDPYYFTDLTSKYYSSTDGYATQKFSAGYADTNWDATLSTKDFQVFGSTSTSNIYRAMPQLDLNFYQNDIGPFDGHIYAQAVKFTNVNSRMPEATRLHIEPTLDLPLSNGWASLDTEAKFLATHYQQDGLDYYNSASYDRTASGLLKDSVNRTLPQFKVDGRLVFDRDMDWAEGYTQTLEPRVQYLYIPYRDQSSIYPYDSTLLQTDYTGLFRDRTYSGLDRIASANQVATGVTTRIYDNDLVERFNVSVGQIYSFTPSRTGVNQTSDEDDTGSLIWAGDTYWKVSDRWAVRGGLQYDTRLDNVAQGNAVLEYRQDADRMVQLSYRYSSPEYVAQALNDSSLLTNPIYKNGISQVGATASWPIADAWSLVGAYYYDTRNSKPADQLLGLQYSSCCYAIRLGYERKINGWENNESKYDNQISFNIELRGLSSDYGLGTHQMLRQGIIPYQQGF
- the djlA gene encoding co-chaperone DjlA, with the translated sequence MRYWGKVIGLALGLLSGLGFWGIVLGLIIGHMFDKVRSVKGQGYFANNQTRQTLFFSTTFQVMGHLTKSKGRVTEADIQIASLLMDRMQLHGDARTAAQRAFREGKQGDYPLRNKLRELRSACFGRFDLIRMFLEIQIQAAFADGSLHPNERQVLYVIAEELGISRMQFDQFLRMMEGGQQFGGGGSSYSGGGFQQAKRGPTLEDACSVLGVKSSDDSTTIKRAYRKLMSEHHPDKLVAKGLPPEMMEMAKQKAQEIQAAYDLIRKEKGFK
- the rluA gene encoding bifunctional tRNA pseudouridine(32) synthase/23S rRNA pseudouridine(746) synthase RluA, translated to MLMEPYNPPLEPWLHILYQDDHIMVVNKPSGLLSVPGRLDEHKDSVMTRIQRDYPQAESVHRLDMATSGVIVVALNKAAERELKRQFREREPAKQYVARVWGHPAQEKGLIDLPLICDWPNRPKQKVCFETGKPAQTEYQVLAYDADNSARVALKPITGRSHQLRVHLLALGHPILGDRFYAPPEALAMAPRLLLHAESLTITHPAFGNSMTFRQPADF
- the rapA gene encoding RNA polymerase-associated protein RapA yields the protein MVFTLGQRWISDTESELGLGTVVALDTRMITLMFPATGENRLYARNDSPVTRVIFNPGDTVTSHEGWQMRVDEVRNENDLITYIGTRLDTEEANVMMREVMLDSKLVFSKPQDRLFAGQLDRMDRFALRFRARKYQSEQYNLPTSGLRGMRTNLIPHQLHIAHDVGRRHAPRVLLADEVGLGKTIEAGMIIQQQLLAGRAERVLIVVPETLQHQWLVEMLRRFNLRFALFDDGRYTEAQHDSDNPFDTEQLIICSLDFVRRNKQRLEQLADAAWDLLVVDEAHHLAWSEDAPSREYQVIEQLAEQTPGVLLLTATPEQLGLESHFARLRLLDPNRFHDFSQFVAEQQHYRPVADAVSTLLADKSISKDEMNLINDLVGEQDIEPLLQVANSDREGKEDARKELISMLMDRHGTSRVLFRNTRNGVKGFPKRELHQIRLPLPAQYQTAIKVSGIMGARKSAEERARDMLYPEQIYQEFEGDTGTWWNFDPRVEWLMGYLTSNRKEKVLVICAKAATALQLEQVLREREGIRAAVFHEGLSIIERDRAAAWFASEEDGAQVLLCSEIGSEGRNFQFASRLVMFDLPFNPDLLEQRIGRLDRIGQMHDIQILVPWLEKTAQAVLLRWYHEGLDAFEHTCPTGRTIYDSVYNQLIEYLAAPENPQGLDEFITECRKQHDQLKIQLEQGRDRLLEQNSNGGDAAQALADAIAEQDNDTGLVNFALNLFDIVGINQEDRSDNLIVLTPSDHMLVPDFPGLPEDGCTVTFNRNQALSREDTQFITWEHPLIRNGLDLILSGDTGSCALSLLKNKALPVGTLLVEMIYVVEAQAPKHLQLTRFLPPTPVRLLMDRSGNNLATKVEFESFNRQLNAVNRHTGSKLVNAVQQDVHQILTLAESAVVPEAQAVIDAAKVEADEKLSAELSRLEALRAVNPNIRDDEVEAVESNRRQVLASLGEAGWRLDALRLIVVTHQ
- the polB gene encoding DNA polymerase II, with the protein product MTDPRAGFLLTRHWRDTPTGSEVVLWLATDQGAQRVVLPAQESVAFVPSEFQPQVEVLLRDERHTRLQSLTLKDFRRRPVLGLYCRSYRQLQNLEKRLRENGIPVYEADIRPPERYLMERFITAPVWFSGDVRGDSVVNTRLKPHPDYRPQLSWVSLDIETTEHGELYCIGLEGCGQRQVFMLGPPNGDASALDFELIYVDSRPKLLEQLNAWFARHEPDVIIGWNLVQFDLRVLQKHADRYGIPLRLGRQQQALEWREHGFKPGVFFAQATGRLIIDGIEALKSAFWDFPSFSLEAVSRELLGEGKAIDNPWQRMEEINWRFAHDKPALARYNLKDCELVTRIFQHTAIMPFLLERATVNGLAVDRHGGSVAAFGHLYIPRMHRAGFVAPNLGEVTPEASPGGYVMDSRPGLYDSVLVLDYKSLYPSIIRTFLIDPVGLVEGLAHPDDADSVPGFRGARFSRQTHCLPAIVEQIWQGREQAKRQHNKPLSQALKIIMNAFYGVLGTSACRFFDPRLASSITLRGHAIMQQTRELIEAEGYDVIYGDTDSTFVWLKGAHSEEQATAIGRQLADHVNGWWKHHLQQTYGLDSALELEYENHFSRFLMPTIRGAEQGSKKRYAGLIRSAGTERLVFKGLESVRTDWTPLAQQFQQTLYGRIFRGEPWQDYIRDTVAKLLAGELDDLLVYKKRLRRPLKDYERNVPPHVRAARQADEVNRKLGRPLQYQNGGSIRYVIATAGPEPLEARSTPLDYDHYVSKQLQPVAEGILPFVGDDFATLITGQLGLF